In one window of Cydia fagiglandana chromosome 10, ilCydFagi1.1, whole genome shotgun sequence DNA:
- the LOC134668183 gene encoding tetraspanin-1-like: MGMSRCYSLMKCLLILFNIVFLVIGLAACGLSVWALWEGGASASVGGTGAGDAAAARAGLCAVAAWGGALALGAIAALWGAARDAPSLLAASFALLALCGVAEAAAACWGAAHLPQLRRALSQRLHYAVRNEYGHGAATQLLDTIQAELKCCGAEGARDWQSSVWSRAEAGASDAAPPQPDDVALDLSVTAPNSYYYVPPSCCLVSGDEASCASARRVPAASGGAAGLHAAACAPKVINALETGARLPLAIGAALLALHALALLLALALCLRARPAPRYKA; this comes from the exons GTGATAGGCCTAGCAGCCTGCGGGCTGAGCGTCTGGGCCCTATGGGAGGGCGGAGCCTCCGCCAGCGTCGGCGGGACCGGCGCCGGTGACGCGGCCGCGGCTCGAGCGGGGCTCTGTGCTGTGGCGGCCTGGGGCGGAGCGCTAGCGTTGGGCGCTATTGCTGCATTGTGGGGAGCGGCCCGTGATGCCCCATCGCTGTTGGCTGCTTCTTTTGCGCTCTTAGCGCTGTGTG GAGTGGCGGAGGCGGCAGCGGCTTGCTGGGGCGCGGCGCACCTGCCCCAGCTCCGGCGGGCGTTATCGCAGCGCTTACACTACGCGGTCCGTAACGAGTACGGCCACGGCGCCGCCACGCAGCTGCTCGACACCATTCAGGCCGAG CTCAAGTGTTGCGGCGCAGAAGGCGCCCGCGACTGGCAGAGCTCGGTGTGGTCCCGCGCCGAGGCCGGCGCCTCCGACGCGGCGCCCCCGCAGCCCGACGACGTAGCCCTAGACCTGTCTGTGACCGCCCCTAACTCTTACTACTACGTGCCGCCTTCGTGTTGCTTGGTGA GCGGAGACGAAGCGTCTTGTGCGTCGGCGCGGCGCGTGCCGGCGGCGTCGGGCGGCGCCGCGGGGCTGCACGCGGCCGCCTGCGCGCCTAAAGTCATCAACGCGCTAGAG ACGGGTGCACGGCTGCCGCTAGCGATAGGCGCGGCGCTGCTCGCGCTGCACGCGCTCGCGCTACTGCTAGCGCTCGCGCTCTGCCTGcgcgcgcgccccgcgccgcgctaCAAGGCCTAG